TTGGCAATGAGCGATGTTACTTCAGACTCTGCAAAGACGGTGCACATGCTGTTGATTTGAAGATCTTTTTGGGCATCAAGGGCGGCCGGACCAAATTCATCCAAAGAAAAGCCAAGGTTATGAGCCATGATTTCAAGGAATTTGCCCGTGCCTGCCGCGCATCGGTCGTTCATTTCAAATTTCACCACCCGGCCCTGGTCGTTGAGCCGGATGGATTTACTGTCCTGGCCACCAATATCTAGAATGGCAAGGGTCTCAGGGAATTCCACCCGGACCCCTGCGGCATGGGCTTTAATTTCGGTGACCGTTGATGCATCATCAAACGCCACCTCAAAAAGGTTGCGCCCATAACCTGTGGCCATGATCTGGTCAAATTTTACCCCTTCCATCACTTTTTTCGCCTGGGAAAT
This window of the uncultured Desulfobacter sp. genome carries:
- a CDS encoding acyl-CoA dehydratase activase, translated to MICAGIDIGSRSIELVLVENDKVIETRQTDTGFDPISQAKKVMEGVKFDQIMATGYGRNLFEVAFDDASTVTEIKAHAAGVRVEFPETLAILDIGGQDSKSIRLNDQGRVVKFEMNDRCAAGTGKFLEIMAHNLGFSLDEFGPAALDAQKDLQINSMCTVFAESEVTSLIAKGQDRQEIARGLHLSVVKRAVGMLNRVGAQGAIVFSGGVAQNPCMVQMVSDALEKEILVPEQPQMMGALGAAMIMAAKR